A single genomic interval of Camelina sativa cultivar DH55 chromosome 11, Cs, whole genome shotgun sequence harbors:
- the LOC109127467 gene encoding defensin-like protein 163, translating to MAKLLCSYLLISIFILSALLASPSAEGANIKRCSVNVKLSKPCTFQECIPICYQKYNGNGVCTGNKNQFCTCVYNC from the exons ATGGCCAAGCTATTGTGTTCGTATCTGCTCATCTCAATCTTTATTCTCTCAG CTTTGTTGGCTTCACCAAGTGCAGAGGGGGcaaatataaaaagatgttCAGTGAACGTGAAGCTTAGCAAGCCATGCACTTTTCAAGAATGCATACCAATTTGTTATCAAAAGTACAACGGGAATGGCGTTTGTACCGGAAATAAAAACCAATTTTGCACTTGCGTTTACAATTGTTAG